From a region of the Odoribacter splanchnicus DSM 20712 genome:
- a CDS encoding fumarate hydratase: protein MAEFKYQEPFPIENDTTVYRLLTKDYVKTIECEGRKILKIEREGLELLAREAYADVSFYLRAAHLQKLADILKDPEASDNDKFVAHTMLMNQVVSAEGELPTCQDTGTAICIGKKGENVWTGINDAEAISKGVFETYRDRNLRYSQVVPFTMTEEKNTGTNLPAQIDLYATQGNKYEFLFITKGGGSANKTFLYQQTKALLNEETLTKFIQQKVLDLGTSACPPYHLAVVIGGTSAEACLTTVKKASAGYYDHLPTSGNEGGRAFRDLEWEEKILKICRDKGIGAQFGGKYWVHDVRVIRLPRHAASCPVGIGVSCSADRNIKGKITEEGIFLEQLEKNPARFLPAESPALTPAVNIDLDQPMENVLKELSKYPVKTRLNLSGTLIVARDIAHARIKQMIDEGKPMPEYFKKHPVYYAGPAKTPKGMASGSFGPTTAGRMDPYVDLFQSLGGSMIMVAKGNRSIDVTNACKKHGGFYLGSIGGPAAILAKNSIKSVEVVDFEELGMEAVRKIRVENFPAFIIVDDKGNDFFAEWAH from the coding sequence ATGGCAGAATTTAAGTATCAGGAACCGTTTCCTATTGAAAATGATACCACAGTGTATCGCCTTTTGACAAAAGATTATGTAAAAACGATCGAATGTGAAGGACGTAAGATTTTAAAAATAGAGCGTGAAGGGTTAGAGTTATTGGCTCGCGAAGCTTATGCAGACGTCTCTTTTTACCTGCGCGCCGCTCATTTGCAAAAATTAGCCGACATCCTGAAAGATCCGGAGGCCAGTGACAACGATAAATTCGTTGCCCACACCATGTTGATGAACCAAGTGGTTTCGGCAGAAGGGGAACTACCGACCTGTCAGGATACCGGTACGGCCATTTGTATCGGTAAAAAGGGAGAAAACGTATGGACCGGGATCAATGATGCCGAAGCGATCAGCAAAGGGGTATTCGAAACTTACCGGGACCGCAATCTGCGTTATTCCCAGGTAGTGCCTTTTACCATGACAGAAGAAAAAAACACCGGGACCAATCTGCCGGCACAGATCGACCTTTATGCCACACAGGGCAATAAATACGAATTTTTGTTCATCACCAAGGGAGGGGGCTCTGCCAATAAGACTTTCCTTTACCAGCAGACAAAAGCTTTATTGAACGAAGAAACCCTGACTAAATTTATCCAGCAAAAAGTATTGGATCTGGGTACTTCGGCCTGTCCTCCCTACCATTTAGCGGTAGTCATCGGCGGCACTTCGGCCGAAGCTTGTCTGACCACAGTCAAGAAAGCCTCGGCAGGCTACTACGATCATCTCCCCACTTCGGGTAATGAAGGTGGCCGTGCTTTCCGGGATCTGGAATGGGAAGAAAAGATCTTGAAGATTTGCCGGGACAAAGGTATCGGAGCCCAGTTCGGAGGTAAATATTGGGTACACGATGTACGTGTGATCCGTCTTCCGCGTCATGCAGCTTCTTGTCCTGTCGGCATCGGAGTCAGCTGTAGTGCCGACCGGAATATCAAAGGTAAAATCACGGAAGAAGGGATTTTCCTCGAACAACTCGAGAAGAATCCGGCACGTTTTCTGCCGGCAGAAAGTCCTGCTTTAACTCCGGCGGTCAATATCGACCTCGATCAACCGATGGAAAACGTATTGAAAGAACTGAGCAAATATCCGGTGAAAACCCGTTTGAACCTATCAGGGACCCTGATCGTTGCCCGGGACATCGCCCATGCCCGGATCAAACAAATGATCGACGAAGGCAAACCGATGCCCGAATATTTCAAAAAACATCCGGTCTATTATGCCGGTCCTGCCAAAACTCCGAAAGGCATGGCATCAGGTAGTTTCGGACCGACGACAGCCGGGCGTATGGACCCTTATGTCGATCTGTTCCAGTCTTTAGGTGGTTCTATGATCATGGTAGCCAAAGGCAACCGTTCGATCGACGTCACTAATGCCTGCAAAAAGCATGGCGGATTCTATCTGGGATCGATCGGTGGACCGGCAGCCATTCTGGCTAAGAACAGCATAAAATCGGTCGAAGTGGTCGATTTCGAAGAACTCGGTATGGAAGCTGTCCGCAAAATCCGCGTAGAAAACTTCCCGGCCTTCATCATCGTCGATGACAAAGGCAACGATTTTTTCGCTGAGTGGGCTCATTGA
- a CDS encoding fimbrillin family protein, translating into MKIQNIYHLLQAALLLLLVSCTQEEFPAVQDKAQQLTISVTDGGYTSAVENMKTRVETRAVENGYTTEFTEGDACGFYMVRGGKPVYSNVKLTAEKDAATGGIMWKTDGTTLAAGMDGESYYLYYPYQADMAGKTATPAEGAVMTDAEFFKPLIDGWQPGDDQSTHAAYTASDLMTAGGSTTGTGNTIHLSFAMKHRMALAVIEMPKTVYKFIDANVPDYTVGAEATFTGTAKPLRMADGTYRYLVHSSMPTIEGCYDGGNREFTITTSASHPVVGEYKRYKVDGAAETIKNVTYAESGIARIGDFYCTKNNGTTGYLIPKEADETTVQAAKVVGIVFQTDKSRIGAKEKEKLGGEGNVHGLVMAVKNIATRQAWGLFGMDEGLTTCRTKADNYNDISGYGNCEHIRTNRGNFDSYPAFKAAYDYNTTCPVPATTTGWYLPASGQWWDILQNLGGCPALADVTQQTSPDIAGEFLWKSQGDVPAALNKWMENIAVGDKDTFNNLVSFCSSSEHSKYHTWYWILNNFQGMVRCIWASKFDGSDNVRPVLAF; encoded by the coding sequence ATGAAGATACAAAACATATACCACCTCTTGCAAGCTGCGTTGCTCCTGCTGCTTGTATCCTGCACGCAAGAAGAGTTCCCTGCCGTGCAAGACAAGGCGCAGCAACTGACAATCTCCGTTACCGATGGCGGATATACATCGGCTGTTGAGAATATGAAAACCCGTGTCGAGACCCGTGCCGTGGAGAACGGCTACACCACCGAGTTCACCGAAGGCGATGCCTGCGGATTCTACATGGTGCGCGGCGGAAAGCCGGTTTATTCAAACGTGAAGCTGACAGCCGAAAAGGATGCCGCCACGGGCGGCATCATGTGGAAAACCGACGGTACGACGCTTGCCGCCGGAATGGATGGAGAGAGCTACTACCTCTACTATCCTTATCAGGCGGACATGGCGGGCAAGACTGCCACACCTGCGGAGGGGGCGGTCATGACCGATGCCGAGTTCTTCAAGCCGCTCATTGATGGCTGGCAACCCGGGGACGACCAGAGCACCCATGCCGCTTACACCGCCTCCGACCTGATGACAGCCGGAGGCTCAACGACAGGGACGGGCAACACCATCCACCTCTCTTTCGCCATGAAACACCGCATGGCGTTGGCCGTCATCGAGATGCCGAAGACCGTTTACAAGTTTATCGACGCGAATGTTCCCGACTACACCGTGGGGGCAGAAGCTACGTTCACAGGCACCGCCAAGCCGCTGCGCATGGCTGACGGCACTTACCGCTACTTGGTGCACTCGTCCATGCCGACTATCGAGGGATGTTATGACGGGGGGAACAGGGAGTTTACCATCACCACGTCCGCGTCCCATCCTGTCGTAGGGGAATACAAGAGATACAAGGTGGACGGCGCGGCGGAAACCATAAAGAACGTCACCTATGCCGAATCGGGCATTGCCCGCATCGGAGACTTCTACTGCACGAAAAATAACGGTACGACGGGGTATCTGATTCCGAAAGAGGCGGACGAAACGACGGTGCAGGCGGCTAAAGTCGTCGGCATCGTTTTCCAGACGGACAAGAGCCGTATCGGTGCAAAGGAAAAAGAGAAGTTAGGCGGAGAAGGTAATGTCCATGGCCTTGTCATGGCTGTGAAGAATATCGCGACAAGACAAGCGTGGGGCCTTTTCGGTATGGATGAGGGGCTTACAACATGCAGGACGAAAGCCGATAACTACAACGACATCAGCGGTTACGGAAATTGCGAGCATATCCGCACCAATCGCGGCAACTTCGACAGTTATCCCGCATTCAAGGCCGCCTATGATTATAACACGACCTGTCCGGTTCCTGCGACCACGACCGGCTGGTATCTTCCAGCCTCCGGCCAATGGTGGGACATCCTGCAAAATCTGGGCGGTTGTCCGGCTTTGGCGGACGTTACCCAGCAAACCTCGCCAGACATCGCTGGAGAATTCCTCTGGAAGAGCCAAGGAGATGTTCCCGCCGCTTTGAACAAATGGATGGAGAATATCGCCGTTGGGGACAAGGATACATTCAACAACCTCGTCTCGTTTTGTTCGTCTTCGGAGCACTCGAAGTACCACACATGGTACTGGATTTTGAACAACTTCCAAGGCATGGTGCGCTGCATCTGGGCAAGTAAATTCGACGGCAGTGACAATGTGCGTCCCGTCCTTGCTTTCTGA
- the tnpA gene encoding IS66 family insertion sequence element accessory protein TnpA: MAKYMTREEFFHILLRQRQSNLTVKDFCANEGYNRSQFYDWRSRFNISDEELKSGSVPTAGMDGFVPISIDNNNVSAPTFQSKPALCPQKTEKTSGKCTDNSEISLELPNGIKMKFKGTGGCKAALSLLTKLCGTCFA, from the coding sequence ATGGCAAAATATATGACAAGGGAGGAGTTTTTCCATATTCTTCTTCGACAACGCCAAAGCAACTTAACGGTAAAGGATTTTTGTGCGAATGAAGGATATAACCGTTCCCAGTTTTACGACTGGCGCTCACGTTTCAATATATCGGACGAGGAGCTTAAATCCGGAAGTGTCCCCACAGCTGGCATGGATGGTTTTGTTCCGATAAGCATAGACAACAACAATGTGTCTGCACCAACGTTCCAGTCCAAACCTGCCTTGTGCCCGCAAAAGACAGAGAAAACTTCCGGTAAATGTACTGACAACTCGGAAATATCCCTGGAGCTTCCCAACGGGATTAAAATGAAATTTAAGGGCACGGGTGGTTGTAAAGCCGCTTTGAGCCTGCTCACTAAACTGTGTGGAACATGTTTTGCCTGA
- a CDS encoding M48 family metallopeptidase: MNTEVVFIIIVVFLVADFIVERILEWVNMRAMAPVLPENLKGIYDEKEYARFQNYKRETNRFDLISSTFSFIVMMVFLCTGGFGWWNAWVVTWTDQAVLQTLLFMLGLSLVSGLLGLPFDWYATFHIEEKYGFNKTTMKTYGLDLLKGMLVSGVIGGLLLSAVVWFYEWAGSFFWLYAWGIVSVFSVFMAMFYSQLIVPLFNKQTPLEAGALRDKINAFAEKVSFKLDNIFVIDGSKRSTKANAYFTGFGPRKRIVLYDTLIKDLTEEEIVAVLAHEVGHNKKRHTVQFMLASVIQTGVILWLFSLFVNQPALSMALGGDRACFQLGLIAFTILYSPLSMILGLVMNAWSRKNEYQADAFAARYYDGESLISGLKKISVKSLSNLTPHPLYEWVYYSHPSLLKRIRAIGQVEAVDAE; encoded by the coding sequence ATGAATACTGAGGTTGTTTTTATTATTATCGTTGTTTTTTTAGTTGCTGATTTTATTGTAGAACGGATTTTGGAATGGGTGAATATGCGGGCTATGGCGCCTGTATTACCTGAAAATCTTAAGGGAATTTACGATGAAAAAGAATATGCACGTTTTCAGAATTATAAGCGCGAAACGAATCGTTTCGATCTGATCAGTTCCACTTTTTCTTTTATCGTGATGATGGTGTTTTTGTGTACAGGAGGTTTCGGTTGGTGGAATGCCTGGGTGGTGACCTGGACAGATCAGGCGGTTTTACAGACCTTACTTTTTATGTTGGGCTTGTCGCTGGTTTCCGGGCTACTCGGTTTGCCTTTCGATTGGTATGCTACTTTTCATATTGAAGAAAAATATGGTTTCAACAAAACGACAATGAAGACCTATGGATTGGATTTACTCAAAGGAATGTTGGTTTCCGGGGTGATCGGCGGACTGTTGCTGTCGGCTGTCGTCTGGTTTTATGAATGGGCTGGTTCTTTCTTTTGGTTGTATGCCTGGGGAATAGTTTCTGTATTCTCGGTTTTTATGGCTATGTTTTATTCCCAGTTGATTGTGCCTTTGTTCAATAAGCAGACTCCTTTGGAGGCCGGGGCTTTACGGGATAAAATCAATGCTTTTGCAGAGAAAGTGAGCTTTAAACTGGACAATATTTTTGTAATCGACGGATCGAAGCGTTCTACGAAGGCAAATGCTTATTTTACCGGTTTCGGTCCCCGCAAACGGATTGTCTTGTATGATACCCTGATAAAGGATTTGACCGAGGAAGAAATTGTTGCTGTCCTGGCCCATGAAGTCGGACACAATAAAAAACGGCATACCGTTCAATTTATGCTGGCATCTGTGATTCAGACCGGTGTGATCCTTTGGTTGTTTTCGCTTTTTGTAAACCAGCCGGCTTTGTCAATGGCTCTGGGAGGTGACCGGGCCTGTTTCCAATTGGGATTGATCGCTTTTACCATCCTCTATTCGCCGTTGAGTATGATATTGGGATTGGTGATGAATGCCTGGTCGCGGAAAAATGAATATCAGGCAGATGCTTTTGCTGCCCGGTATTACGATGGTGAATCGCTCATTTCCGGCTTGAAGAAGATCTCTGTGAAGTCTTTAAGCAATCTCACCCCCCATCCACTGTACGAATGGGTATACTATTCGCATCCCTCTTTGTTGAAAAGAATCAGGGCGATCGGACAGGTAGAAGCTGTGGATGCCGAGTAA
- a CDS encoding ATP-binding protein — MIFKRKIYNELLQWKRTDEGRTAVLIQGARRVGKSTIAEEFATNEYETHILVDFAACSTEIRDLFNDVSDLNRIFMRLQLEYGVELKERKSVIIFDEVQLAPKARQAIKYLVKDGRYDYIETGSLISIRKNVKDILIPSEEVKLHMFPMDYEEFRWALGDTTTIRLLQGCFHDKTSLGDATNRKLMRDFRLYMLVGGMPQAVVVYLETNNLEKVDSVKRSIITLYEDDFNKIDPTGNASKIFRQIPAQLTGNANRYLAWSATDGTRNSALAEILSEVRESMVVNMAYHANDPSVGMALHQDPNKYKMFAGDTGLFVTLAFWDSKFTDNTIYHKLLADKLSTDLGYVYENVVAQMLKASGHELYYYTFPTGSGKHNYEVDFLIADGDKVSPVEVKSSGYKAHTSLDAFCGKFSSRIRNKYLVYTKDMRKDGDVLYLPVYMTMFL; from the coding sequence ATGATATTCAAAAGGAAAATATATAATGAGCTTCTGCAATGGAAGCGGACGGATGAAGGCAGGACTGCCGTATTGATACAGGGTGCGAGACGTGTCGGGAAATCCACCATTGCTGAAGAGTTTGCAACTAACGAATACGAAACTCATATACTGGTAGATTTTGCCGCATGTTCGACAGAAATCCGGGATTTGTTCAATGACGTGTCCGACCTTAACCGAATTTTCATGCGCCTGCAACTGGAATACGGTGTCGAGTTGAAGGAACGGAAGTCTGTCATCATCTTTGATGAAGTCCAGCTTGCACCCAAAGCGAGGCAGGCGATCAAGTATCTTGTGAAAGACGGAAGGTATGATTACATAGAGACCGGCTCGTTGATTTCAATTCGCAAGAATGTCAAGGACATCCTGATCCCAAGCGAGGAGGTCAAACTCCACATGTTTCCCATGGATTATGAGGAGTTCAGGTGGGCACTAGGAGATACGACCACCATCAGACTGCTCCAAGGCTGTTTTCACGACAAAACATCCTTGGGAGATGCTACGAACCGCAAACTGATGCGTGATTTCCGGTTGTATATGCTTGTCGGTGGCATGCCACAGGCCGTGGTAGTTTATCTTGAAACCAACAATCTGGAAAAAGTAGACAGTGTGAAGCGTTCCATAATAACCTTGTATGAGGATGACTTCAACAAAATCGACCCGACGGGAAACGCTTCCAAGATATTCCGCCAGATTCCGGCCCAGTTAACGGGCAATGCCAACAGGTATTTGGCATGGAGCGCAACGGATGGCACGCGTAATTCCGCACTGGCAGAGATACTTTCCGAAGTCAGGGAATCGATGGTGGTCAACATGGCTTACCATGCCAATGACCCGAGTGTGGGAATGGCATTGCACCAAGACCCCAACAAATACAAGATGTTTGCAGGCGATACGGGGCTGTTCGTCACTCTCGCATTCTGGGACAGCAAGTTTACCGACAACACAATATACCATAAGCTGCTTGCTGACAAGTTGAGCACAGACCTCGGGTATGTCTATGAGAATGTTGTCGCACAGATGCTGAAGGCTTCCGGGCACGAATTGTACTATTATACTTTTCCCACCGGCAGCGGCAAGCATAACTATGAGGTGGACTTTCTGATTGCGGATGGTGACAAGGTAAGCCCCGTCGAAGTCAAGTCATCCGGTTATAAGGCGCATACATCGCTGGATGCCTTTTGCGGCAAGTTCTCTTCCCGGATAAGGAACAAATATCTGGTTTACACGAAAGATATGCGCAAGGACGGCGATGTCTTGTATCTTCCCGTATATATGACAATGTTTCTATGA
- a CDS encoding GntR family transcriptional regulator, which translates to MSIDHNSAIPLYLQIENQLRNIIREPEYKKGKMLPNEVDLSKQLGISRNTLRQAINNLVTEGLLVRKKGIGTIVVNQSVSSKAKNWLSFTQEMKAQGIEPTNYELHTSWALPSEEICRFFSITDEKKILKLERLRGNPEFPFVYFISYFNPRIGLTGNEDFSRPLYEILEQDYSSVAKISKEEISAQLADKFLAQKLEIKPGDAILIRKRFVYDPGGRPLEWNIGYYRADSFVYTLEFEREV; encoded by the coding sequence ATATCGATCGATCACAATAGTGCGATACCTTTATATCTACAAATAGAAAATCAATTGAGGAACATCATCCGGGAACCGGAGTATAAAAAAGGGAAGATGTTACCCAACGAAGTAGATTTGTCGAAACAATTGGGAATTTCCCGGAATACGCTGCGCCAGGCGATCAACAACCTGGTCACTGAAGGGTTATTAGTCCGAAAAAAAGGGATCGGTACTATAGTAGTCAACCAATCGGTCAGCTCGAAAGCCAAAAACTGGTTGAGTTTCACCCAGGAAATGAAAGCGCAGGGAATCGAACCGACCAACTATGAATTACATACCAGCTGGGCGCTTCCTTCAGAAGAGATCTGTCGTTTTTTCTCCATCACCGATGAAAAGAAAATATTAAAACTGGAGCGTTTACGGGGTAATCCGGAATTTCCGTTCGTTTATTTCATCTCTTATTTCAATCCCCGGATAGGGCTGACCGGTAATGAAGATTTTTCCCGTCCCCTATACGAAATATTAGAACAAGATTATAGTTCTGTTGCAAAAATTTCGAAAGAAGAAATCAGTGCCCAGCTTGCCGACAAATTTCTGGCTCAGAAGCTTGAAATCAAGCCCGGGGACGCTATACTCATCCGAAAACGATTTGTATATGACCCGGGGGGACGCCCTCTGGAATGGAATATCGGCTATTACCGGGCCGATAGCTTCGTTTATACGCTTGAGTTCGAGAGGGAAGTATGA
- the tnpB gene encoding IS66 family insertion sequence element accessory protein TnpB (TnpB, as the term is used for proteins encoded by IS66 family insertion elements, is considered an accessory protein, since TnpC, encoded by a neighboring gene, is a DDE family transposase.), with protein sequence MFCLNDSMRYFLCPGSTDMRKGMFSLSGLIREKMNGDVRNGDVYIFINRLKNRIKLLHAETGGLVMYEKLLEEGTFKIPAYDPETHSYPMTWSDLVIMVEGINEDKRKGRQRRLSDLKRHWQISVNK encoded by the coding sequence ATGTTTTGCCTGAACGACTCCATGCGTTACTTTTTATGCCCCGGCAGTACCGATATGCGTAAGGGCATGTTCAGCTTGAGCGGTCTGATCCGGGAAAAAATGAACGGGGATGTCCGGAATGGAGATGTGTACATCTTTATCAACAGGCTGAAAAACCGTATAAAGCTTCTGCACGCAGAAACGGGAGGTCTGGTGATGTACGAGAAACTGCTTGAGGAAGGAACTTTTAAAATCCCCGCTTATGATCCTGAAACCCACTCGTACCCCATGACCTGGAGTGATCTTGTCATCATGGTGGAAGGCATCAACGAGGACAAACGAAAGGGAAGGCAAAGACGGCTCTCCGATCTGAAAAGACACTGGCAAATATCTGTAAACAAATAG
- a CDS encoding EamA family transporter gives MKGVLLALSTVIVWAILNVVNRFCVLQYDVNIMVFTSFMIFATGVTLMIIRKQVMPQNWKSGVKYSWLYTIMQIIRSFTMISTFLYITSTETSLLFNIEIIITYILAYAIFRRIPYKGDFLGILIILLGFILFIFSLPVHMRVIVSILVLLSATASCIRSIVVEETTIWNPDTSVRQKCGISGYTMFYGGLSLIVFFFAIALLKFFLGDRLPPFLSFLTLLPDLPEMIHPETIISACLAGLFINASTTYLYYATLKFSTSETFMAVRAFQPVLTYLLEVIAALYYAAMRPQLDTQDYIYGGIIILGSLLILIIPSKGSYTHQSKDFITD, from the coding sequence ATGAAAGGTGTACTTCTCGCATTATCCACTGTTATCGTCTGGGCCATTCTAAATGTAGTCAACCGGTTTTGTGTTTTGCAATACGATGTCAATATTATGGTATTCACCTCTTTTATGATTTTCGCCACCGGTGTCACTTTAATGATCATCCGCAAACAGGTCATGCCCCAAAACTGGAAAAGCGGAGTAAAATACTCCTGGCTGTACACCATTATGCAGATCATCCGCAGTTTCACGATGATCTCTACCTTCCTTTATATCACTTCGACAGAGACCAGTCTTCTGTTCAACATAGAGATTATAATCACTTACATTCTGGCCTATGCCATTTTTCGAAGAATACCTTATAAAGGGGATTTCCTGGGCATTCTCATTATATTGCTCGGATTTATATTATTTATTTTTTCCCTTCCAGTACACATGCGTGTGATTGTCTCCATCCTGGTGTTGCTGTCGGCGACAGCCAGTTGCATCCGCTCGATCGTCGTGGAGGAAACCACCATCTGGAATCCGGATACCAGCGTCCGGCAAAAATGCGGTATTTCAGGATATACGATGTTTTACGGAGGCCTGTCCCTGATCGTCTTTTTCTTTGCCATAGCTCTCCTGAAATTTTTTCTCGGGGATCGGCTCCCTCCTTTTTTGAGTTTTCTAACGCTCCTCCCCGATCTGCCCGAAATGATCCATCCGGAAACAATTATCAGCGCCTGTCTGGCCGGTTTATTCATCAATGCATCCACTACTTACCTCTATTATGCAACTTTAAAATTTTCCACCTCAGAAACCTTTATGGCTGTACGTGCTTTTCAACCTGTGCTCACTTATTTACTGGAAGTGATCGCAGCCCTCTATTATGCCGCCATGCGTCCACAGCTGGATACCCAGGATTATATTTACGGAGGAATCATCATCTTAGGTTCCTTACTGATTCTGATCATTCCTTCCAAAGGCAGTTACACCCATCAATCCAAAGACTTTATTACCGATTAA
- a CDS encoding AMP-binding protein, which translates to MQATLSYACGISDIPLKGETIGQNLRQIAAKFPERTALISEYQQYRANYSEFLEQVEQVAKALMAHGIRRGDRVGIWSPNRYEWVLVQYATALMGAIMVNINPGYKLSGLRYALEQSRIDLLIASSHFRKTDYIKMLDELRPDCLYPKQTVIIDRDWATFLSSASQVSDARLAEREASLQFDDPVNIQYTSGTTGYPKGATLSHHNILNNGFFIGERLKYTEKDIVCLPVPFYHCFGMVLGNMAIVTHGACIVIPGEFFDPEQVLQTVENERCTSLYGVPTMFIAELDLPDFAKYNLKSLRTGIMAGAPCPIDTMHKVQSLMNMTEICVCYGMTETSPVSTESCTDDPLELRVTTVGTVHPHVEIKIIDPESGAIVPRGTAGELCTRGYSVMLGYWDNPEDTKAIIDETRWLHSGDIAVMDENGYVSIVGRIKDLIIRGGENISPKEIEDFLIVHEGVSDVQVIGVYSEKYGEEVMAWIFSVPNVKLCSRCSFSMYLCIPGKGTAPISTYPTHSNRQRQHTGHGIPTLPNKALAKA; encoded by the coding sequence ATGCAAGCAACATTATCCTATGCCTGCGGAATATCAGATATTCCGTTGAAAGGAGAGACAATCGGTCAGAATCTGCGACAAATAGCAGCAAAATTTCCGGAACGGACTGCTTTGATTTCCGAGTATCAACAATACCGGGCCAATTACAGTGAATTTCTGGAACAAGTCGAACAGGTAGCCAAGGCCTTGATGGCCCACGGGATTCGCCGGGGCGACCGGGTAGGCATCTGGTCACCGAACCGCTACGAATGGGTATTGGTACAATATGCCACAGCCTTGATGGGGGCTATTATGGTAAACATCAATCCGGGATACAAACTTTCGGGTTTGCGTTATGCCCTGGAACAAAGCCGGATCGATCTTTTGATCGCTTCCTCCCACTTCCGGAAAACCGATTATATCAAAATGCTGGACGAGCTCCGTCCGGATTGTCTTTATCCCAAACAAACCGTCATCATCGACCGCGACTGGGCAACTTTTTTATCGAGCGCTTCTCAGGTGAGCGATGCCCGACTGGCCGAACGGGAAGCCTCCCTGCAATTCGACGATCCTGTCAATATCCAGTATACTTCGGGTACAACCGGTTATCCCAAAGGAGCGACTCTCTCCCATCACAATATCCTGAATAACGGATTTTTCATCGGGGAACGCTTGAAATACACGGAAAAAGATATCGTATGTCTGCCGGTTCCTTTTTACCATTGTTTCGGTATGGTATTGGGCAATATGGCTATCGTCACTCACGGGGCCTGTATCGTTATCCCCGGAGAATTTTTCGATCCGGAACAGGTGTTACAGACTGTCGAAAATGAAAGGTGTACCTCCTTATACGGTGTCCCGACCATGTTTATTGCAGAACTGGATCTGCCCGATTTCGCCAAATACAATTTAAAATCTCTCCGAACAGGTATCATGGCAGGTGCACCTTGTCCGATCGATACCATGCACAAGGTACAATCCCTGATGAATATGACAGAAATTTGTGTTTGTTACGGCATGACAGAGACCTCTCCGGTTTCTACCGAAAGCTGTACGGACGATCCGCTGGAACTGAGGGTAACGACGGTAGGTACCGTCCACCCCCACGTAGAGATTAAAATCATAGATCCGGAAAGCGGCGCAATCGTCCCCCGGGGTACAGCCGGGGAACTCTGCACCCGGGGATATTCGGTGATGTTAGGCTACTGGGATAATCCCGAAGACACCAAAGCCATCATCGACGAAACCCGCTGGCTTCATTCCGGTGATATCGCCGTCATGGATGAAAACGGCTATGTGAGTATAGTCGGACGTATCAAAGACCTGATCATCCGGGGTGGAGAAAATATCTCTCCCAAAGAGATCGAAGATTTTCTGATCGTCCACGAAGGGGTCTCCGACGTACAGGTCATCGGTGTATACAGTGAAAAATACGGAGAAGAAGTGATGGCCTGGATCTTCTCCGTCCCAAACGTTAAACTCTGTTCACGCTGTTCCTTTTCTATGTATCTCTGTATACCTGGAAAAGGAACGGCCCCTATCAGTACTTATCCGACTCACAGCAACCGTCAGAGGCAGCACACCGGCCACGGTATACCAACACTACCGAACAAAGCTCTGGCCAAAGCTTAA